A DNA window from Thermus tengchongensis contains the following coding sequences:
- a CDS encoding inorganic diphosphatase — MANLKSLPAGKGAPEVVNMVIEVPKGSGNKYEYDPDLGVIKLDRVLPGAQFYPGDYGFIPSTLAEDGDPLDGLVLSTYPLLPGVVVEVRVVGLLLMEDEKGGDAKVIGVVAEDQRLDHIRDITDVPEGVKQEIQHFFETYKALEAKKGKWVKVTGWRDRQAALEEVRACIARYGAH, encoded by the coding sequence ATGGCGAACCTGAAGAGCCTTCCCGCGGGTAAGGGTGCCCCCGAGGTGGTGAACATGGTCATCGAGGTGCCCAAGGGTTCCGGAAACAAGTACGAGTACGATCCGGATCTTGGGGTTATCAAGCTGGACCGGGTCCTTCCCGGAGCCCAGTTCTATCCCGGGGACTACGGGTTCATTCCCTCCACCCTGGCCGAGGATGGGGATCCCCTGGACGGCCTGGTTCTCTCCACCTACCCCCTCTTGCCCGGGGTGGTGGTGGAGGTGCGGGTGGTGGGCCTTCTGCTCATGGAGGACGAGAAGGGCGGGGACGCCAAGGTCATCGGGGTGGTGGCGGAGGACCAGCGCCTGGACCACATCCGGGATATCACCGATGTGCCCGAGGGGGTTAAGCAGGAGATCCAGCACTTCTTTGAAACCTACAAAGCCCTCGAGGCCAAGAAGGGCAAGTGGGTGAAGGTCACGGGCTGGCGGGACCGGCAGGCGGCCCTGGAGGAGGTGAGGGCCTGCATCGCCCGCTACGGAGCCCACTGA
- a CDS encoding TFIIB-type zinc ribbon-containing protein yields the protein MVCPACGETLELEGYKAGDLVDCEACGAVLRLLSDGTLELVEAPPEEEGEALWGLTAYGEGEEAVLVFSDGTLEEEVRTLKADLLEALRRLEEGVGEEPPKEAEDEPNLEPDYLTAHVETDQGPMALRRILFPGSPDLLEFTLPSGSVYQFTFREVQELLKPILL from the coding sequence ATGGTCTGCCCGGCGTGCGGGGAAACCCTGGAGCTGGAGGGGTACAAGGCGGGGGACCTCGTGGACTGCGAGGCCTGTGGGGCGGTCCTGCGCCTGCTTTCCGACGGCACCCTGGAGCTGGTGGAGGCCCCCCCCGAGGAGGAAGGGGAGGCCCTTTGGGGGCTTACCGCCTATGGGGAAGGGGAGGAGGCGGTTCTGGTCTTTTCCGACGGCACCTTGGAGGAGGAGGTGCGGACCCTCAAGGCCGACCTCCTGGAAGCCCTTCGCCGCTTGGAGGAGGGGGTGGGGGAGGAACCCCCCAAGGAGGCCGAGGACGAACCCAACCTGGAGCCCGACTACCTGACGGCCCATGTGGAAACCGACCAGGGCCCCATGGCCCTGCGCCGCATCCTTTTCCCGGGAAGCCCGGACCTTTTGGAGTTCACCCTGCCCTCGGGCTCGGTGTACCAGTTCACCTTCCGCGAGGTCCAGGAGCTTCTCAAGCCCATCCTCCTCTAA
- the rsmI gene encoding 16S rRNA (cytidine(1402)-2'-O)-methyltransferase, translating into MRLVLVPTPIGNLEDITLRALRVLREVEVVACEDTRRTGLLLRHYGIPTPTLRLDQHTMGKARELLSPYAYVAYATDAGTPGISDPGAELVRLALEWGWRVEALPGPTALIPALVASGLPTHRFTFEGFLPKGGKERKERLWALAREGRTAVLYESPHRLQKTLEDLMGVYGPGHPVAVAREISKVHEEIFRGTLEEAWRHFQNPRGEVVLVLGPKEAPPVEANQLLEELKAQGLKGKALFWALLQRGVPRNEAYRLALSGEQEPGEEE; encoded by the coding sequence GTGCGCCTGGTCCTGGTCCCCACCCCCATCGGCAACCTGGAGGACATCACCCTAAGGGCCCTAAGAGTTCTAAGGGAGGTGGAGGTGGTGGCCTGTGAGGACACCCGGCGTACCGGGCTTCTCCTCCGCCACTACGGCATCCCTACCCCCACCCTGCGCCTGGACCAGCACACGATGGGAAAGGCCAGGGAGCTCCTTTCCCCTTACGCTTACGTGGCCTACGCCACGGACGCCGGTACCCCGGGCATCTCCGATCCCGGGGCGGAGCTGGTGCGGCTGGCGTTAGAATGGGGCTGGCGGGTGGAAGCGCTTCCGGGTCCCACCGCCCTCATCCCTGCCCTGGTGGCCTCGGGCCTGCCCACCCACCGCTTCACCTTTGAGGGGTTTCTACCTAAGGGGGGCAAGGAGCGCAAGGAACGGCTTTGGGCTCTGGCCCGGGAAGGGAGGACCGCGGTGCTGTACGAAAGCCCCCATCGCCTGCAAAAAACCCTGGAGGACCTCATGGGGGTCTACGGCCCTGGGCATCCCGTGGCCGTGGCCCGAGAGATCAGCAAGGTGCACGAGGAGATTTTCCGGGGAACCCTGGAGGAGGCCTGGAGGCACTTTCAAAACCCCAGGGGCGAGGTCGTTTTGGTGCTGGGACCCAAAGAGGCGCCGCCTGTGGAGGCCAACCAGCTCTTGGAGGAGCTAAAAGCCCAGGGCCTTAAGGGTAAGGCGCTTTTCTGGGCCCTTTTGCAAAGAGGGGTTCCCAGGAACGAGGCTTACCGCTTGGCCCTTTCAGGGGAGCAGGAACCAGGGGAGGAGGAATGA
- the pfkA gene encoding 6-phosphofructokinase, which produces MKRIGVFTSGGDAPGMNAAIRAVVRQAYALGLEVIGIRRGYAGMILGEMVPLGVRDVANILQRGGTILLTARSQEFLTEEGRAKAAEKLKEAGIEGLVAIGGDGTFRGAMRLLEEHKVPVVGVPGTIDNDLYGTDYTIGFDTAVNTALEAIDRIRDTAASHERVFFIEVMGRDSGFIALDVGLAGGAEVIAVPEEPVDPRAIAEGLLESLRRGKSSSIVVVAEGAYPGGAAGLLAAIREHVPVEARVTVLGHIQRGGSPTAKDRILASRLGAAAVQALAGGTSGVMVGEVEGEVELTPLKEAVERKKDINRALLALSRVLAL; this is translated from the coding sequence ATGAAACGCATAGGGGTCTTTACTTCCGGTGGCGATGCTCCTGGGATGAACGCAGCCATCAGGGCGGTGGTGCGCCAGGCCTATGCCTTGGGCCTCGAGGTGATCGGCATCCGCCGGGGCTATGCGGGCATGATCCTGGGGGAGATGGTGCCCTTGGGGGTGCGGGATGTGGCCAACATCCTTCAGCGGGGAGGAACCATCCTCCTCACCGCAAGAAGCCAGGAGTTCCTCACGGAAGAGGGCCGGGCCAAGGCGGCGGAGAAGCTCAAAGAGGCGGGCATCGAGGGCCTGGTGGCCATCGGAGGGGATGGAACCTTTCGCGGGGCCATGCGCCTTTTGGAGGAGCATAAAGTCCCCGTGGTGGGGGTGCCTGGCACCATCGACAACGACCTTTACGGCACCGATTACACCATTGGCTTTGACACTGCGGTGAACACGGCCCTCGAGGCCATAGACCGCATCCGCGACACCGCCGCCAGCCACGAGCGGGTCTTCTTCATCGAGGTCATGGGGCGGGATTCCGGGTTCATCGCCCTGGATGTGGGGCTGGCCGGGGGGGCTGAGGTGATCGCCGTGCCCGAGGAGCCCGTGGACCCCAGGGCCATCGCCGAGGGGCTTTTGGAATCCCTGCGCCGGGGCAAGTCCAGCTCCATCGTGGTGGTGGCGGAGGGGGCCTACCCCGGGGGAGCAGCGGGGCTTCTTGCCGCCATACGGGAGCACGTGCCGGTGGAGGCCCGGGTCACGGTCCTGGGCCATATCCAGCGGGGGGGAAGCCCCACGGCCAAGGACCGCATCCTGGCAAGCCGCTTGGGGGCAGCGGCGGTGCAGGCCCTGGCCGGGGGGACCAGCGGGGTCATGGTGGGGGAGGTGGAGGGGGAGGTGGAGCTCACCCCTCTCAAGGAGGCGGTGGAGCGCAAGAAGGACATCAACCGCGCCCTTCTAGCCCTATCGCGGGTTCTTGCCCTCTAG